The Candidatus Denitrolinea symbiosum DNA window AGCGCGATCTTTTCGGTCAGCTCCTCCTCCAGCGGGTAGTCCGAGCGCGCGATGATCATGTTGGGCGAAATGCCGATCGAGCGCAGCGCCGCCACCGAATGCTGGGTCGGCTTCGTTTTCAATTCGCCGGTCGCGCCGATGTACGGCAGCCAGGTGACGTGGATGAAGAAGACGTTCTCGCGCCCGACCTCGTTCCGCAGTTGACGCAGCGCCTCGAGGAACGGCTGCGATTCGATATCCCCGACCGTGCCGCCGATCTCCACGAGGACGATCTCCGCGTCTGTGGCCTTCGCCACCAACTTGACCCGGCGCTTGATCTCGTTCGTGATGTGCGGAATCACCTGGATCGTCCCGCCGAGGTAATCGCCCTTGCGCTCCTTGGCGATCACTTCCGCGTAGACCTGCCCCGCGGTGAAGTTGCTGACGCGGCTCAGGCGGATGTCAATGAAGCGTTCGTAGTGACCCAGGTCGAGGTCGGTTTCCGCGCCGTCGTCCAGCACGAAGACTTCGCCGTGCTGGTAGGGACTCATCGTGCCGGGGTCCACGTTGATGTACGGGTCGAGTTTCTGGACCGCCACGTTGAAGCCGCGCTCTTTGAGCGTCAGCCCGATGGCCGCGGCCGTCACGCCTTTGCCGACCGAAGAGACGACGCCACCGGTGAAAAAGAGAAATTTGGTTGCCATGTTCCATTCCTGTTTTCTCCCCTGGCCGCGGGCGGGACGGGGGAGGGTTAAAAGTCGGTGGGGAGGGCGGTTGCGCCCTCCCCACCGGGGGTGACATGAATTTACGGGAATCCCACGCCGGGCGTTTTCATCCGACCAGTTTCGTCAGGTCTTCGGCGGCGCGGCGCATTTCGAGGAAGATCAGACCCAGTTTGGCCTCAGGCCGCGCGAGGGCGGTCAGAACCGCTTCCGCTCCCACGGAGGTCAGGACGATGGCGCCGTCGTCGCCTTTGATGTAGACCTGTTCCAGCCCGCCGCGTCCGAGTTCGCCGGAGATGCGCTCGCCGAGGCTGAGCATCGCCGCCGACATGGCCGAGACGCGGTCCTCCTCCACTTCCTGCGGAAGGGCGGAGGCCATGATCAGGCCGTCCACCGAGACGATGGCAGAGGCTTCGATATCGGGGGCGGCGGCCTGCATCGAGCGCAGGCGTTCCACCAGCTGTTCGCTTCGAGATTTGCTCATACGGGTCACTCCATTGGGGATTCGTACCAAAGTTTACCATAAAAGATTTGCGCGTGAGGAATGTTAAAACATGGGGTTTTCCGCCGTCAATTTGACCCTCGCTCGTCTTCATGTTAAACTTACCAGTTGCCGACACGAAAGGAGATCAAAATGAGAGACCGACAAGGCTGTCTGGCTGGCTTGCTTCAACTCTTTTTGCTCGACAAACTTTTCGACTGGCTTCAGAACCGCTTCGGCTTTGGCAAGGGCTGTTCCTGTTCGGGGATCGGATGCGGCGTCATTCTCCTCGTCCTTTTCGCCCTGTTCGCCTGCGGCATCTTCACCAACACCGACTGGCTGAAATTCTTCTGATGCGCTGGCGGATCGCCGTTCTGTTCGCTCTGATTGTTCTCTCGTCCGGCCGCGCCGCCGCGCAGACCGACATCCGCATCGCCGCGCCTTCGTCAGGCTCGACGTTAAGCGGACTCGTCAACGTGATGGGGACGAGCGCCGCCGAGGGATTCGCCTCCTCCGAACTTTCCTTTGCCTACGCCTCCGACCCGACCTCGACCTGGTTCCTCGTCTACCAGACCGATTCGCCCGTGACCGACGGCCTGCTCGCCGCCTGGGACACCAACTCCGTCACCGACGGGGACTACAACCTGCGCCTGCGCGTCGCCTTGCAGGACGGCTCCATCCTCGAATCCCTCGTGACGGGACTCCGCGTCCGCAACCAACTCCCGACCGAGACGCCCGCGCCGACTTCCGCTCCCGAACCGACCGCCACGACCGAATTCGTCCCTCCTCCCACGCCTCTCCCTCCGACCCCGCAGCCCGCGCCGACTTCCACGCGTCTCCCCACGCCCACCTCTCTTCCTCCCAATCCGATCACGCTGGGCGAATCGCAAATTTGCGTTTTTCTCGGTCGCGCCATCCTCGTCACTCTGCTGGCCTTTATCGCGGTCGCTGCCCTCCTCCGCTTGCGGAAGTGAAGTGGACACGCAACACGGAGCGCTGAAAACTGATGACTGATAACTATCTCATAATTGGCCTCGGCAATCCGGGCCGCGAATACAAAGACAACCGCCACAACATCGGCTTCATGTTGATTGACCGACTTGCCGTCCGCATCGACGCGCGCGGGATAAAACTGCAATCCAAAGCCATCGTCACGAGCGGATTTTACGAGGAGCGCAAACTCATCCTCGCCAAGCCGCAGACGTACATGAACCTGTCGGGACAGTCCGTGCAGGGACTCCTGCATTTCTACAAAATTCCCTCCGAAAACCTGATGGTCGCGCACGACGACCTCGATCTGCCGCTCGGGACGATTCGCATCCGTCCCGGCGGAGGGGCGGGCGGTCAGCGCGGGATGGCATCCACCATCGAACGCCTCGGCACAAAAGATTTTCCGCGCCTGCGCATCGGCATTGGACGTCCGCCTGGGAGAATGGCTCCCGCCGATTACGTCCTGCAAAATTTCTCCCGCGCCGAAATGCTTATCGTCTCCGAAACCCTCGACCGCGCCGCCGACGCCGTGTTGACGTTTGTGACGGAGGGTTTGAACGCGGCGATGAATAGATTTAATGGTTCGGTAGCTGCGTAGTTTTGTAGTTGCGTAGTTGCGTAGTTGTGTAGTTTGGCAGCCGCGTTTACACGCAGCTGAACTGCGAGCCGTAGTAACTTCTAACTTGCATCTTCTAACCTGTATCTTCTGACCCGTACCCCGTATCCCGTATCCCGCACAATTCTGTGTCCTCCTCCATCCTCGTCTCCCACATCCGCTCTCTTCCAGCCTATGAATCTCTGCTGGGGAATCTCGCCGCGCGTCCCCTCGGCCTGCCGCGTTCCGCGCGCCTGCCTGTCCTCGCCTGCCTCCATGCGGACCTCAACCAGCCGATTCTGCTCCTCACCGACCGCGCCGACCACGCCCTCGCGCTCTTCGACGAGCTCGCCTTTTGGCTTCCCGAAGCGCCGCGCTATCTCTTCGCCGAGCCGAACCCGCTTTTTTATGAACAATCTTCGTGGGGCGTGACCACCCGCCGCGAGCGTCTCCAGACTCTCACGGCCCTCGCCAGTTATCATTTGCCGTTTGCGGAGAAACCCTCCGTCCCGCCAGTTATTGTCTCCTCCGCGCGCTCCATTATGACGCGGACGCTCCCGCGCCGCGACTATCTCAAGGCGTGCAGGAAACTCTCCGCGGGGCAATCCGTCCAGCCCGAGACGCTCATCCGCGCGTGGACCGAGATCGGCTACCAGCGCGCCGACACCGTCCTCGAGTCGGGACAGTTCGCCCATCGCGGCGGCCTGCTCGACATCTGGCCGATGGCCGAGGACGGACCCGTCCGCCTGGATTTCTTCGGGGACGAGATCGAGACCATCCGCAGGTTCGATCCCGCCACGCAGCGGACGGTGGAGAATCTCAAATCCGTCCTCGTCACGCCCGCGCGGGAGTTCATCGCGCGCGGACAGGAAACTGAAACGCGAGGCGCGGAAGGCGAAACCGAACTCAGCGAGTTCCACATCCCTCTCCTCCATCCTTTCCCCGCGAGTCTGTTCGATTATCTCCCGTCGAAGGCGCTGGTCGCGGTGGACGACCTGGATCACGTTGAAAGCATGATTCAGGAAGTGGAAGAGCAGGCGCTTCGCTCGCGAAAGGAGGCCGTCGAGGAAGGCGCGTTCGCGGCGGATTTCCCCGTCCCATATTTGACGTGGTCCGAACTGGCGGATTCGCTTGGCGAGAAGTCTCTCGTTGAGTTGGGGCGGAGCGGTGAGCAGTTATCAGTGTTCAGTGATCAGTCTTCAGTAGTGGGCGAGTCGCTGGCGAGTCAGTTTGGGCATATTGAACGATTCGCGGGACGATTAAAGCCGTTTGAAGATTACCTCGCCCGTCTCGTGGACGACGGCAAACAAGTCGTCATCGTCTCGCGGCAGCGCGCGCGGTTGGAGGAACTCTGGAGGCAGACCGAAGACGAAAGACCGACGACCGACTCCGTCTCCCATCCTCCTCCTGCCGTCTCCAGTCCTCCTCCTGCCGTCTCCAGTCCCCCGTCCCCCGTCTTCCTCGAAGCCTCCCTCTCCGAAGGCTGGAGTCTCGGCGATCTCTATCTCATCACCGACTCGGAGATCTTCGGCTGGGAGCGGCCGACGCCGCGGACACGCGCCCGAGCCGCGGTCGAGACGCCCGAAGCGGTCTACGCGGACCTTCAGGCGGGCGACCACGTCGTCCACGTGGATCACGGCGTCGGGCGTTTCGCGGGACTCGTCCAGCGTCAACTCGACGGACGCGAACGCGAGTTCCTGGCGGTGGAATACGAGGACGGCGACACGCTTTTCGTCCCCGTGCATCAAGCGGACAGGTTGACGCGCTACGTCGGGGCGGAGGGAGGCCGTCCGTCGTTGGATCGACTCGGAGGTCAGGCGTGGAGCGAGAAGCGGGGGAGAGTCAGGGAGGCGGTGAAGAAAGTCGCCGAGGAGATGCTCGATCTGTACGCGCGTCGCCGCGTCTCGGTCGGTCACGCGTTTTCGCCCGACGCCAACTGGCAGCGCGAGCTCGAGGACTCGTTCCCGTATGTGGAGACCGAGGACCAGCGGCGCGCGCTGGGCGAGATCAAGCGCGACATGGAATTGCCGCGTCCGATGGACAGGCTGTTGTGCGGCGACGTGGGTTATGGAAAGACCGAGGTCGCGCTGCGCGCCGCGTTCAAGGCGGTGATGGACGGCAAGCAGGTCGCCATTTTGGTGCCGACGACGGTTCTGGCGCAGCAGCATTACGAGACTTTTTTGCAGCGCCTCGCCGCGTTCCCCGTGAAGGTGGAGATGCTCTCGCGCTTCCGCACGCCGAAGGAACAGGACGATGTGCTGCTGCGGCTCGCGCTGGGCGAAGTGGACATCGTCATCGGCACGCACCGACTTATTTCGTCGGACGTGCAGTTCAAGGATTTGGGACTGGTGGTGATTGACGAGGAGCAGCGCTTTGGCGTGGCGCACAAGGAACACCTGAAAAAATTACGCACCGAAGTGGACGTGTTGACGCTCACCGCCACGCCGATTCCCCGCACGCTCTACATGGCGCTGACGGGCGTGCGCGACATCTCGAACCTGAACACGCCGCCCGAGGAGCGTCTGCCGATCAGCACGCATGTGGGCGCATATTCGCCGCGCCTGGTGCGGCAGGCCATCCTGCGCGAACTCGAACGCGGCGGGCAGATCTTCTTCGTCCACAACCGCGTCCACACCATTGACGCGATGAAGGCGCATCTGGAAAAACTCGTCCCCGAAGCGCGCGTGGACATCGGTCACGGCCAGATGCCCGAGCATGAACTATCGGCGGCGATGCGCCGCTTCAATTCGGGGGAGATCGACGTCCTGCTCTCGACGACGATCATCGAATCGGGACTCGATATCCCGAACGCGAACACCCTCATCGTGGACCGCGCCGACACCTTCGGGCTGGCGCAACTCTATCAACTGCGCGGCCGCGTCGGGCGTGGGGCGATGCGCGCCTATGCCTATTTCTTCCGTCACAACAAGATCAATCCCACTGCGGACGGCCAGGCGCGGCTGGACGTGATCGCCGAAAACACGCAGCTCGGCGCGGGCTACTCCATTGCCATGCGCGACCTTGAGATTCGCGGCGCGGGGGAATTGCTCGGTCCGCGCCAGCACGGATTTATTCAGGATGTCGGCTTCCATCTTTATACGAGATTGCTGGCAGATGCGGTGAGGCATATCCGAGTTGAAAGTTCAAGGTTGAAAGTTGAAAGTTCAACCCGAGAGAAAGCAACATTGAACCTTCAGCCTTCAACATTCAACCTGCCTTTAGCAATGCCCGTCAACGTGGACCTTCCCCTCGCCATCGGCCTCCCCGCGGACTATATCCCCGACCAGGATTTACGCCTGCGACTCTACCGCCGCATCGCGGACCTGCGCGACGAATCTGAACTGGACGCGCTCGCGTCCGAATTCCGCGACCGCTTCGGCGATCTGCCCGACATGGCGGACAACCTGCTCTACCAGATGCGCGTCAAACTGCGCGCCGAGAAAGCGGGACTCGCGTCCGTGAGCTGGGAGGCAGGACAGGTCGCGCTCAAATTCCCCACGCCCGCGGGAGGGTCGGAGGACGATGCCGCGAATCCGCCGAAGGAGAAACGTCTCCCCGACCTCGCGCCCGACGTGCGCGGCGGGAGGAACGTCTATTGGGTCAATTTCACGAAGAACGAAAATTGGATGCCGAGGCTGTTGGACGTGTTGGAGATGGTGAGGGGGTAGAATTTGTACACGGATGACGCGGATTTTGTGGACGAACACGGAATTTGTTAAATTTTCTGTGAAAATCTCATCTTTCCGCGAAATCCGTGTGCTGAATTAACGACACCCCAAAAATTCCATTGCTTCGCCCACAGATGAATCTCGCTCCGCCGACTCTGGCGTGGACACGGCCAACTCCTCCCACACGGGGCAGAGAATCGTTTTCATGTTCGCGCTGACACGGTTCGATTGCTTCGTCAGCGCCAGCGCTTGTTTCCAATTTCCCTGATGAGCGTAGCCTTGAATGAAGGGGATGTATTCAAATCCGTGACCAGGCGCGTATCCGCCGCTCTCGGCCAATTCCCAAAAGAAGACAACCTGCTCCCAATCGCCCGCCTGCCGCGCCAAGTCCGCGCGCTGATAGTGGAAGCACCACGATGCTGGATTTTCAGGGACGATAGCGCGATACAAAGTTGGAACGGCATCGTGCTGATCGCGGATGCGACTCAAATTCGAAACCTGCGCGGCCTTCTTGACCTGTTCGGGCAGCCCACGATACGCCGCGTCTTCGGGACGGAGAATCCACAGGCACTGGTTTTTCTCTGGCTCGAACACGATAATCAGGCTGTTGCGGCTGTTTCCTACAAACGTGGACGCGTACTTTTTCGCGGTCAACGTCACGCCTTCGACGAGCGAGTCCGCGTCTGTGTGGAGATTCTCGGACATGGCAAAGAACCAATATGGGCTGGGGCGCAGAGATTTGGTATCGTCCCGCAGGGATGTTTCGCGATAAATCGTGTTGAGCGCGAAGCTCGTTGGGTAATCGCCCATGTAGCCGAGGATTTCCTGGTCGGTGATAATGGCCGTCCCAGGCTCGATGAACGGCGCGCGCCAGGTCAACTGCTCGTAGAGTTTGACCTGTTTGTCCCACGAGGCTTTGAAATCGAACCCGACGCGGTTGTGGAATCCGATCAGCAAGCCGATCAGGATGGCGAACATCGCGCGCCGCGTCCGCTCGGACGTAAAGAGGGACTCGAAGGCCAGCGCGGCCAGCATCCCCGCGCCAGGGAGGGCGGCAAGGGCGAAGCGTCCGTTCCACGGTTCGAGTTTCAGGTGAAGGATGAAGTTGGCAGCGTAGGCGGGCGCGAGTCCGAGAAGGAGGGCAAGGATGGAGGAGAGGAGATAGGATTTAGGGGGTAATTGGTAATTGGTAACTGGAGATTGGCGACTGGGGTCGCTGAGGAATCGGGAGTGGAGATAGGCAAGGATGGCGGAGAAAAGCGTGATCGCCAGGAGAACGAAATTCCTCGCGCGATTGAGTTCGAGGGCGGACGGGTCAACGAGTTTGAACCAGGAGGCAACGAGGACGAGCGCCGCGTCCGCGGGGAAATTTTGCAGGGCGGACAAAATGGACGCGGTTGAAAAATCCATCGGGTTGTTGCGGAGGCCGAGACCGCCGAGGATCGCCGTCCGCCAGTAGAGGAAGAGCAGGAGAATCAGAAGATAGGGGAGCCAAAGTTGGATTGTGCGCTTGACGGTTTGCGCGTAGCCAGGATAGGGGAAAGGGAAAGCGCTGCGGGTGGAGGCGCTGGGTGGATTGGGGCTTTGTTCGGCGGCTGTTTTTGTCAATACTGCCCAGATCACGAACGGACGGAGCGCCTCCAGCCCGACGAAATACTCGACGGTAAAGAGGTGCAGCGTCTCCGCGAGGATGGCGAGCGCGGTGTAAACCAGCCAGCGTTTCGGGTTTTGGACGGCGCGGATCGTCAACAGGATGGACAAGGCGAGAAATGTGAACGATGCCCAGTGGATGGCGTATGCTACGGCCAATGATTGGAGAATAAAGAATGGATGGAGGAGCAAAAAGAAACCAGCCAGCGCGGTCCTGACCTGGTGATTGGGCCAGAGTATTTTCAAGATGGCGACAAATATAATCGCCGCCAGCGTTCTCAATGCGAGGACGAAAATGTGCCATCTCAGGGGAGAGGAACCCAGGATCGGAAAGAGCAGCGCATAACACCAGGCGGCTGTGGGTCGACCGTCTATCGTCAAGAATTCGAGCATCCCAAGGGAGCCGCGTGAATTCCAGTAGAAAATATGCTGCCAGTCGTCCTGAAAAAATCCGAGCGAGGGGATGAGCAGGCCGTACGCCAGAACGCCCGCGGCAACGAGCGCGAGGGCGGACTGGAGTTGCGGGGAAAGCGGTTTTGTTTTGAACATGCGCGTTCGCGGGATTATCGCGTGGCTTGGGCGGGTTTCACAAGCCCGCGAATGGATTCGGCCAATTGCGGCGGCAGGGACGACGAGATGCGGCGGAAGGTGGCGGCGGTGAGGCGGTTGGGCGAGTTGGCGATGACGTTCCGCAGGAAGTAGGCGGTCTCGGTGGGTGAGACGCGGTGGAGCGCCGTGAACAGGTCCACCAGGTCGGTTTGGAGCGTGCCGGGCGCGGCCTCGATGACCGCCTCGAGCATGTCGAAGACGGGCGGCAGGTTGTTGAATTTGGGATCGTTGATGAGAGGCAGCAGCGCCTGGATGCCGTTCGCCCACAGACGCGGACGTTCGGGGTTCAGCCACTCGCTGACGAGCAGGAGGAAGCGGTCGGGCGTTTCCTTTCGCAGGCGGGCGAGGCTGGTGGTGAGCAGCGCGGCGCGCACCGACGGGTCGCGCACCTGCTGCGTCCACGCGGTGAGACGCGGGAGCAGGCGTTCCTCGCGCGGGGGAATCCGCCCGAGCAGGGACGCGGCGAGGAGTCCCATTTCCAGCCAGCCCTCGTCCCAGAGACGGTCGGCAAGTTCCAACGCCGCGTCGGGGTCGGCCGCGGCCAGCGGCGCGAGTTCGATCTCGATGTGACGCAGGATGACGGAGGGCGTGCGGTATGTTTCCAGCACAGACGAGGGCGCGACCGCGTCCACTTCGCGCAGGCTGCGGTTGACGTAGAAATCCAGCGTCTCGTGCAGGGCGCGGACGAAGGCCTCGGGCTGGCCGAACAGGTCCGCCAGTTGCGCGGCTTGTTTTTTCAGGCGGGCGAGATCAACGGCGGGCATTGGTTCCAATGTTCAGTGTTCAGCGTTCAGTAATCAGTGACTTTCGGAAGCGCCCTGCTGGTCACTGATTACCTAACCGAACGCTGGTTAGTACGCTTTCGCGAAGTAAACCTTCTTCTTCGCGGGTTTGCCGCAGACGACGCACTTGCCTTCGCCTTCGGGCTGGTCGAAGGGGATGACGCGCGTGGTGGCTTTGGCGTCTTCCTTCACCTTCGCCTCGCACTCCCTGCTCTCGCACCACCACGAGAACGCCCAACCGTCCGCGACCGCGTCTTTCAGTTCGTCGTAGGTTTGGGGGGCCTTGATGTTCGCGTCGCGGTATTCAGTGGCGCGCTTCAGCAGCGCGGATTGGATCTCTTCGAGCAGCCCGCCGACGGTCGTGGCGAGATTCGTCTGGGAGACGAAGGACTTCCCGTCGCGCCCAGGGACGTCGCGGCGGGCCAGCACGACCGAGCCTTTGTCCACGTCCTTGGGTCCGATCTCGATCCGCAGGGGGACGCCGCGCATTTCCCAATCGTTGAACTTGTATCCCGCGCTGACGTTGTCGCGGTCGTCCATTTTGACGCGGATACCCGCGGCTTTCAACTCCGTGAAGACGCGGTCGGCGGTCTCCATGACCTTGCTCTTCTCCGCCTCGTTCTTGAAGATGGGGACGATCACCGCCTGGATGGGCGCGAGGCGGGGAGGCAGGATGAGTCCCTGGTCGTCGCCATGCACCATGATGAGCGCGCCGATCATGCGCGAAGAGATCGCCCAGGAGGTCGTCTCGGCGTATTGCAGGACGTTGTTCTTGTCAATGAACTGGATGTCGAAGGCTTTCGCAAAGTTGGGACCGAAGTAATGCGACGTGCCAGCCTGCAGGGCGCGCTTGTCCCACATCATGGCTTCCACGGCGGTGGTCATTTGCGCCCCAGCGAAGCGTTCGGAGTCGCTTTTGACGCCCTTGATGACGGGGATGGCGGCTTCTTCGACGTAGATCTTTTCGTAGATATCGAGGATGCGATAGGTCTCTTCGAGCGCCTCTTCTTTGGTGGCGTGCGCGGTGTGACCTTCGTGCCAGTAGAACTCGGCCGTGCGCAGGAAGAGTTTCGTGCGGATTTCCCAGCGCAGGACGGAGCCCCACTGCACGATCAGGATGGGCAGATCGCGCCAGGATTTGACCCATTTGGAATACATGTAGCCGATGATGGTCTCGGACGTGGGGCGGACGGCGAGGGGCTCCTCCAGCTCTTCCCCGCCGCCGTGCGTGACGACAGCCAGTTCGGGCGCGAAGCCCTCCACGTGTTCCTTTTCCTTCTCGAAGAACGACATGGGGATGAGCGTGGGGAAAGTCGCGTTGACGTGACCCGTCGCCTTGAACTCGCGGTCGAGCCAGGATGTGATATTTTCCCACAGCGCCCAGCCGTAGGGACGGACGACCATACAGCCGCGCACGGGCGCGTAGTCGGCCAGTTCCGCTTTCAATACCAGTTGGTTGTACCACTCCGCAAAGTTTTCCGCGCGGGTGGGAAGTTTTTCTTCAGCCATTTTGAATCTCCAGAGAGTAGATGAGTAGAGAGCAGAGAGTAGAGAGCAGGTTGCGCGCTCTGGCGCAACTTTCTTTGTCGTTAGAGAACGACAATTATGGATTGACCGTTCTCCACTCTCCGTTCTCCACTAACTTTACCGCAGTTTCAGCATCCGCCGCGAATTGCAGCAAAACGCGCTGGCGTTCGGGCGTGAATTTTCCCAGTTTGTCGAAGACCTGACCGAAGACGGACTGCCAGCCGTCCCCGACCAGGATGAGCGGGCTTCGGCGGCGGGACTCCACGATCATCAAATTCCAGGTCAGCGCGATCTCGGTCAACGTGCCAGGACCGCCAGGCAGGGCGATGGCCGCGTCGCATTCTTCAATCAAGACCTGCAACCGCTCGATGAGCGTCTTCTTCTTGATCTCCTCTTTGACCCAACGGTTGGCTCCGTTCGTCCTCCATCTCTCGATCTCCTCGCACGTCACCCCCACGACGTGTCCGCCCGCCTCGGCCGCGCCGCGCGAGACCGCCTCCATCGTGCCGATGTAGCCGCCGTTGAGAACGACGTGTCCATGCTCGGCCAGCATCTTGCCGAGCGCGTAGGCCTCCGCGTAGACCGCGTCGCCTTCTTTGGGTTGAGAACCGCCAAATACGCTGATTTTCATGATGACTTGTCCTGTTCAGTTTTCAACGTCCCATTCGCGGGACTGATTGACTTCCAATTTTTTCAAAACGGCCTGCTCCAGGTCAATGCCTGTGACCGAGGCCAGTTGCAGGAGATACAACGTCACGTCCGCCAACTCGCTGGCGAGTTCGTCTTTGTCTTTCGCGTCCTCGCGCCACTGAAAATGCTCCATGATCTCGGCCGCCTCCAGCGCCAGCGAAATCGAGATGTTCTTCGGCGTCTGCGGGCGTTTCGTCCCTGCCGCGTACCAGCCTTTCGACCGGACGAAAGCGTCCATGCGTTGGGTCAATTCTTTGATGTCCACAGACTGCTCTCTTCGCTGACAAATAAAAACGGCTCGCCGGGTCTGGGAGCCGTTTGGGCGTGACAAAACGAACCTATCCAGACCGGGTAGATCGAAGTTCAGGGGACGGGTTCGGGCGGAAAAATTTCATGCGCCGATTATACACATTTCTCCCGAAAACGGAGGAAATTGCGCCGCTCGGATTTCCTCCCTTGTGATGTAAAATATCCGCATGTTGGACATCCCCCGCTTCCTCCCGGACGCGCGCCTGGTTCCGCTTCGACGCGTCGCCGCGGCCTGCGCGTCCCTCGGGCTGCGCGCCTACCTCGTCGGCGGATTCGTCCGCGACGCGCTGCTGGGACGTCCCATCGGCGATTTCGACATCGTTATCGAAGGCGACGCGACCAAAGTCGCGCGCCGCCTTGTCAAAGAGTTTGGCGGACGCGCGACCGTCCACCCCAAATTTCACACCGCTGCCTGGTCCATCCCCGAAACGTTCGACGTTCAACCTTCGACGTTGGACCTGGTCTCCGCCCGCTCGGAGACGTACGAACATCCCGCCGCGCTTCCCACCGTGAAACTCGGCTCGCTCGCCGACGACCTGCTCCGCCGCGACTTCACCGTCAACGCCATGGCCGTTAGTTTGGACGAAGACCGCTTCGGCGAACTCGCCGACCCGCTTGGCGGCCGCGGCGACCTTTCGCACGGACTGCTCCGCGTCCTCCATCCGCGCTCGTTCATTGACGACCCGACGCGCCTGTTCCGCGCCGTGCGATACGCGCAACGCTATGGATTTCGTCTCGCGTCCGAGACCGAAGCGACGGTCCCGCCTGCCTTGCAATATGTGGACGCGCTCTCGCCCGAACGCCTGCGCCACGAACTGGATTTGATCCTCGACGAGGACGATCCCGTCCCGATGCTGGATCAACTTTGGGCGTTGGGAATCCTTCAGGCGGCGCGCCCCGCCCTCCCGTGGGACGAAGCGACGCGGACGCGTTTCCGTCAAGGTCGGTCGCTTCCGTCCAATGTCAATCGGGTCCGCCTGCGCTGGGCGCTCTGGCTGCTGGCCTCGTCCGAAAAAGAGATTCGCGCTTTTAACAAGCGGCTGCATTTCGACGCCGATTTGAAAAAGACGGCGCTGGCGGCGTCTTCGATTTTTCGCGACCTGGATTTTTTCGGGCGCGCCCGTCCCAGTGAATGTCTCGCGCGTTTGGACGCCCTGCCCGTGGACGCGGTCCGCGCCGCGGCTGTGTGCGCGCCGCGCGGCAGGTCGCGCGCCAACTTGACGATGTACCTGGAAAAATGGAAGGCGCTCAAACCGTTCGCAAACGGCGAGACGTTGAAATCTCTCGGCGTCCCGCCCGGGCCGCGCTACGGGGAGATCCTGTCCCGACTCCGCGCCG harbors:
- a CDS encoding aminoacyl-tRNA hydrolase, which produces MTDNYLIIGLGNPGREYKDNRHNIGFMLIDRLAVRIDARGIKLQSKAIVTSGFYEERKLILAKPQTYMNLSGQSVQGLLHFYKIPSENLMVAHDDLDLPLGTIRIRPGGGAGGQRGMASTIERLGTKDFPRLRIGIGRPPGRMAPADYVLQNFSRAEMLIVSETLDRAADAVLTFVTEGLNAAMNRFNGSVAA
- a CDS encoding transcription-repair coupling factor — protein: MSSSILVSHIRSLPAYESLLGNLAARPLGLPRSARLPVLACLHADLNQPILLLTDRADHALALFDELAFWLPEAPRYLFAEPNPLFYEQSSWGVTTRRERLQTLTALASYHLPFAEKPSVPPVIVSSARSIMTRTLPRRDYLKACRKLSAGQSVQPETLIRAWTEIGYQRADTVLESGQFAHRGGLLDIWPMAEDGPVRLDFFGDEIETIRRFDPATQRTVENLKSVLVTPAREFIARGQETETRGAEGETELSEFHIPLLHPFPASLFDYLPSKALVAVDDLDHVESMIQEVEEQALRSRKEAVEEGAFAADFPVPYLTWSELADSLGEKSLVELGRSGEQLSVFSDQSSVVGESLASQFGHIERFAGRLKPFEDYLARLVDDGKQVVIVSRQRARLEELWRQTEDERPTTDSVSHPPPAVSSPPPAVSSPPSPVFLEASLSEGWSLGDLYLITDSEIFGWERPTPRTRARAAVETPEAVYADLQAGDHVVHVDHGVGRFAGLVQRQLDGREREFLAVEYEDGDTLFVPVHQADRLTRYVGAEGGRPSLDRLGGQAWSEKRGRVREAVKKVAEEMLDLYARRRVSVGHAFSPDANWQRELEDSFPYVETEDQRRALGEIKRDMELPRPMDRLLCGDVGYGKTEVALRAAFKAVMDGKQVAILVPTTVLAQQHYETFLQRLAAFPVKVEMLSRFRTPKEQDDVLLRLALGEVDIVIGTHRLISSDVQFKDLGLVVIDEEQRFGVAHKEHLKKLRTEVDVLTLTATPIPRTLYMALTGVRDISNLNTPPEERLPISTHVGAYSPRLVRQAILRELERGGQIFFVHNRVHTIDAMKAHLEKLVPEARVDIGHGQMPEHELSAAMRRFNSGEIDVLLSTTIIESGLDIPNANTLIVDRADTFGLAQLYQLRGRVGRGAMRAYAYFFRHNKINPTADGQARLDVIAENTQLGAGYSIAMRDLEIRGAGELLGPRQHGFIQDVGFHLYTRLLADAVRHIRVESSRLKVESSTREKATLNLQPSTFNLPLAMPVNVDLPLAIGLPADYIPDQDLRLRLYRRIADLRDESELDALASEFRDRFGDLPDMADNLLYQMRVKLRAEKAGLASVSWEAGQVALKFPTPAGGSEDDAANPPKEKRLPDLAPDVRGGRNVYWVNFTKNENWMPRLLDVLEMVRG
- a CDS encoding DNA-binding protein; translated protein: MKISVFGGSQPKEGDAVYAEAYALGKMLAEHGHVVLNGGYIGTMEAVSRGAAEAGGHVVGVTCEEIERWRTNGANRWVKEEIKKKTLIERLQVLIEECDAAIALPGGPGTLTEIALTWNLMIVESRRRSPLILVGDGWQSVFGQVFDKLGKFTPERQRVLLQFAADAETAVKLVENGEWRTVNP
- a CDS encoding proline--tRNA ligase: MAEEKLPTRAENFAEWYNQLVLKAELADYAPVRGCMVVRPYGWALWENITSWLDREFKATGHVNATFPTLIPMSFFEKEKEHVEGFAPELAVVTHGGGEELEEPLAVRPTSETIIGYMYSKWVKSWRDLPILIVQWGSVLRWEIRTKLFLRTAEFYWHEGHTAHATKEEALEETYRILDIYEKIYVEEAAIPVIKGVKSDSERFAGAQMTTAVEAMMWDKRALQAGTSHYFGPNFAKAFDIQFIDKNNVLQYAETTSWAISSRMIGALIMVHGDDQGLILPPRLAPIQAVIVPIFKNEAEKSKVMETADRVFTELKAAGIRVKMDDRDNVSAGYKFNDWEMRGVPLRIEIGPKDVDKGSVVLARRDVPGRDGKSFVSQTNLATTVGGLLEEIQSALLKRATEYRDANIKAPQTYDELKDAVADGWAFSWWCESRECEAKVKEDAKATTRVIPFDQPEGEGKCVVCGKPAKKKVYFAKAY
- a CDS encoding nucleotide pyrophosphohydrolase: MDIKELTQRMDAFVRSKGWYAAGTKRPQTPKNISISLALEAAEIMEHFQWREDAKDKDELASELADVTLYLLQLASVTGIDLEQAVLKKLEVNQSREWDVEN